One part of the Acetoanaerobium sticklandii genome encodes these proteins:
- a CDS encoding IS3 family transposase has translation MARGQKQYTEEFKNTIVELYNSGNSLAELSSEYALSKSTIAGWIKKNKPIVADKGKTITDVDYQAVLKKIARLEEENEILKKAMGIFARK, from the coding sequence ATGGCAAGAGGTCAAAAACAATATACAGAAGAATTCAAAAATACAATAGTAGAGCTATATAATTCTGGTAATAGCTTAGCAGAGTTAAGTAGTGAATATGCCCTATCAAAGTCAACAATAGCTGGATGGATAAAGAAAAACAAGCCAATAGTTGCGGATAAAGGAAAAACAATAACAGATGTAGATTATCAAGCAGTATTAAAGAAAATAGCAAGACTTGAAGAGGAAAATGAAATATTAAAAAAAGCTATGGGCATATTCGCAAGGAAGTAA
- the istA gene encoding IS21 family transposase yields the protein MISLMDKQEIILSHFREGKSQWQIHRDTGFDRKTIRKYINDYELKKRKLLSSDEDDMALIEDLTATPKYDISNRVKRKLSDEIIQKINFYLEENNIKRETGRSKQQKKKIDIYECLIEEGYDISYPTVSNYIKTTLDSSKEAFIRQEYQLGEICEFDWGNVNLIIAGKARSVQMAAFSSAKSNYRFAYLYHNQKMESFLDAHVKFFNKVGGVYKVVVYDNMKVAVKKFVNKNEKYPTDDLLKLSLHYGFKYRFCNVCKGNEKGHVERSIEYIRRKAFSKKDTFDSIKEANEYLASELAKLNDRVSKEFNKSPKDILLEELSFLLPIMPSYDIARTIELRVSKYSTISVDENKYSVPDCLVGKFVFTKIYPEKICIYYRNNLVAEHSRSYLVHDWCIKIDHYINTIKKKPGSLHSSTAMQQMNPTLQTIYNKYYTENPKNFIELLELISEHGLNKIQNVIYELENLNPISINTEKVKMLCNRNIDEKITIKERSTKIEQYSRQILSSYADILNNSSVAFQEEAKII from the coding sequence ATGATAAGCTTAATGGATAAGCAGGAAATAATTTTATCTCATTTTAGGGAAGGTAAATCTCAATGGCAAATTCATAGAGATACAGGATTTGACAGAAAGACAATTCGCAAATATATAAATGATTATGAATTGAAAAAGCGTAAGCTTTTATCATCTGATGAAGATGATATGGCCTTGATAGAGGATTTAACAGCTACTCCCAAATATGATATTAGTAATAGAGTTAAAAGAAAATTATCTGATGAAATAATTCAAAAGATTAATTTTTACCTAGAGGAAAATAATATTAAGAGAGAAACTGGAAGGAGCAAGCAACAAAAGAAAAAGATTGATATTTATGAATGTTTGATTGAAGAAGGTTATGATATTAGTTATCCTACTGTTTCAAACTATATAAAAACTACTTTGGATTCTTCTAAAGAAGCTTTCATAAGGCAAGAATATCAATTAGGAGAAATATGTGAGTTTGACTGGGGAAATGTAAATTTAATAATAGCTGGTAAAGCAAGGAGTGTTCAAATGGCAGCTTTTTCTTCAGCTAAGTCAAATTATCGTTTTGCATATTTGTATCATAATCAAAAGATGGAGAGCTTTTTAGATGCTCATGTCAAGTTTTTTAATAAAGTTGGTGGTGTTTACAAGGTTGTAGTTTATGACAATATGAAGGTGGCTGTAAAAAAGTTCGTTAATAAAAATGAGAAATATCCTACGGATGATTTACTTAAACTTTCTTTGCATTATGGTTTTAAATATAGGTTTTGCAATGTTTGTAAAGGTAATGAAAAGGGCCATGTAGAAAGGAGTATTGAGTATATAAGAAGAAAGGCTTTTAGTAAGAAAGATACTTTTGATTCTATTAAGGAAGCAAATGAATATTTAGCTAGCGAGTTAGCTAAGTTAAACGATAGAGTTTCTAAAGAGTTTAATAAAAGTCCGAAGGACATTTTACTAGAGGAATTATCTTTTCTACTTCCAATCATGCCAAGTTATGATATAGCTAGAACTATTGAACTTAGAGTAAGCAAGTACTCTACTATAAGTGTTGATGAAAATAAATATTCTGTACCTGATTGTTTAGTTGGTAAGTTTGTTTTTACTAAAATTTATCCTGAGAAAATATGCATCTATTACAGGAATAATTTGGTTGCAGAGCACAGTAGAAGTTATCTTGTACATGATTGGTGCATTAAGATTGACCATTATATAAATACCATAAAAAAGAAGCCTGGGTCTCTTCATTCTAGCACTGCAATGCAACAAATGAATCCCACGCTCCAAACAATCTACAATAAGTATTATACAGAAAATCCTAAGAATTTCATAGAGCTTCTTGAATTAATTAGTGAACATGGATTGAATAAAATTCAAAATGTTATTTATGAGTTAGAGAATTTGAATCCAATTTCGATTAATACTGAGAAGGTTAAAATGCTTTGCAATAGAAATATAGATGAAAAGATTACTATTAAAGAAAGGTCTACTAAGATTGAGCAGTATTCTAGACAAATTCTAAGTTCTTATGCAGATATTTTAAATAACTCATCTGTAGCCTTTCAAGAGGAGGCTAAAATTATATGA
- a CDS encoding MoaD/ThiS family protein, with amino-acid sequence MQITVKLFANLRENREKIMDMDVSSDTTVKEIIESLGIPLQDVAIIMINGRGTNFDAVLKSDDVLALFPPVGGG; translated from the coding sequence ATGCAAATCACTGTTAAGCTCTTTGCAAACCTAAGAGAAAATAGAGAAAAAATAATGGATATGGACGTAAGTTCAGATACTACTGTCAAAGAAATAATTGAAAGCCTCGGAATTCCTCTGCAAGATGTAGCAATAATAATGATAAATGGAAGAGGAACTAATTTTGATGCTGTGCTTAAGTCTGATGATGTGCTTGCTCTTTTCCCACCTGTTGGCGGGGGTTAA
- the scfA gene encoding six-cysteine ranthipeptide SCIFF codes for MKKHIKTLSKDTLKKSAAKGGCGECQTSCQSACKTSCTVANQECEREGR; via the coding sequence ATGAAAAAGCATATAAAGACGCTTTCAAAAGATACACTTAAGAAGAGCGCAGCTAAAGGCGGATGTGGCGAGTGCCAAACTTCATGCCAATCTGCATGTAAAACTTCATGTACGGTAGCTAACCAAGAGTGCGAAAGAGAAGGCAGATAG
- a CDS encoding YciI family protein, producing the protein MQFIVTGYDGNDDKALERRMNAREAHLNMVDEMIEKGHDLYAAALLDESGNMKGSMMVVEFASREQLDAWLKVEPYIINNVWQRVEIVECKVAAAFVK; encoded by the coding sequence ATGCAATTTATAGTAACTGGATATGATGGAAATGATGATAAAGCCCTAGAACGCAGAATGAATGCTAGAGAAGCCCATCTTAACATGGTAGATGAAATGATAGAAAAGGGTCATGACCTATATGCTGCTGCACTTCTAGATGAAAGCGGAAATATGAAAGGCTCAATGATGGTTGTAGAATTTGCTTCAAGAGAGCAGTTAGATGCTTGGCTAAAAGTAGAGCCTTACATAATAAATAACGTGTGGCAAAGAGTAGAAATAGTCGAATGCAAGGTTGCGGCTGCATTTGTTAAATAG
- a CDS encoding ATP-binding protein, whose amino-acid sequence MNNKEFKYKIEKGVKRDLILKGNEEEKFIQKFWGGFFGVTFSKQGKFKTTDYTFAFLKPEDKFRESFNMYNEVLLLFSPYTEFESRTMDFVDKTLQEYDNRLDKVCILLVSKDQKIDIKIRQLNNENKDSKIIVPFKYDEFKNNELDIAIIENRFRDYFYSRDLFALESPLKADTYFYGRKQIVQNFYDKYMTGEQSGLFGLRKIGKTSVLYALERLIKLRGGNSIFLDCQDTKIHKSRWNELLNYIIEALITKYNISDSKFYEIEHYTEKDASKCFESDLLRVKSHLNNRRILLIFDEIEHITFRTSSTNHWAEENDYIYFWQTIRAVYQNNSSLFSFVLAGVNPLCIETSIVNNFDNPIFLMVNPTYLELFSVQDVKEMVQNIGNYMGLKFDEEVFTLLTNHYGGHPFLIRHICSLIHKEVDGYSRPYTVTKYEYNKNKSQYDEKIVCYIESIIQGLNKYYAHEYELLEILILKGHMEFEKICRRYNNAVEHLTGYGVLKKINKEYHITIEAIDLYVKENKKYREIPDTKEAIWQEITTRRNKLEESLRKIIIMKFMLSSDEDDAKKKIMKVIEEKRREKMNLKELKNIVKNELYLLDLKKIIEKNWVEFEKIFNDKNEFSIFFDFINKNRVDAHSKSISEKDLALLQMSFKWFEEKIEPYDY is encoded by the coding sequence ATGAATAATAAAGAATTTAAATATAAAATAGAAAAAGGAGTAAAACGGGATTTAATTCTTAAAGGAAATGAAGAAGAAAAATTCATTCAAAAATTTTGGGGTGGTTTTTTCGGTGTTACATTCTCAAAGCAAGGGAAATTCAAAACAACAGATTATACTTTTGCATTTTTAAAACCAGAAGACAAGTTTAGAGAAAGCTTCAATATGTATAATGAAGTTCTATTATTGTTTTCTCCATATACTGAATTCGAAAGTCGTACAATGGATTTTGTTGATAAAACACTTCAGGAATATGACAATAGACTTGACAAAGTTTGCATACTATTGGTTAGTAAAGACCAGAAAATAGATATTAAAATAAGGCAGTTAAATAATGAAAATAAAGATTCTAAAATTATAGTGCCTTTTAAATATGATGAATTTAAAAATAATGAATTGGATATAGCGATTATTGAAAATAGGTTTAGAGACTATTTTTACAGTAGGGATTTATTTGCATTGGAGTCCCCGTTGAAAGCAGATACATATTTTTATGGCAGAAAACAAATAGTTCAAAATTTTTATGATAAGTACATGACTGGTGAACAAAGTGGTTTATTTGGGTTAAGAAAAATAGGAAAAACATCAGTTTTATATGCGCTAGAAAGATTAATCAAATTAAGAGGTGGAAACAGTATTTTCTTGGACTGTCAAGATACAAAAATTCATAAGTCGAGGTGGAATGAACTACTAAATTATATTATAGAAGCTTTGATTACTAAATATAATATAAGTGATAGTAAGTTCTATGAAATTGAGCATTATACAGAAAAGGATGCTTCAAAATGTTTTGAATCAGATTTATTAAGGGTAAAAAGTCATCTTAACAATAGAAGAATTCTCTTAATTTTTGATGAAATAGAACATATAACATTTAGAACATCTTCAACAAACCATTGGGCTGAAGAAAATGATTATATTTATTTTTGGCAAACTATTAGGGCTGTATATCAAAACAATTCTTCTCTTTTTTCATTTGTTTTAGCGGGTGTTAACCCATTATGTATTGAAACCTCTATTGTAAACAATTTTGACAATCCTATTTTTTTAATGGTTAACCCAACCTATTTAGAATTATTTTCAGTTCAAGATGTAAAAGAAATGGTGCAAAATATCGGGAATTATATGGGGTTAAAATTTGATGAAGAGGTATTTACTTTATTGACAAATCATTATGGAGGGCATCCATTTTTGATAAGGCATATATGTAGCCTTATTCATAAAGAGGTAGATGGTTATTCAAGACCGTATACTGTTACAAAGTATGAGTATAATAAAAATAAAAGCCAATACGATGAGAAAATTGTTTGCTATATTGAATCAATAATTCAAGGATTAAATAAATATTATGCTCATGAATATGAATTGTTGGAAATTCTTATATTAAAGGGACATATGGAATTTGAAAAAATATGTAGAAGGTATAATAATGCAGTAGAGCATTTAACGGGGTACGGTGTGCTTAAAAAAATTAACAAAGAATATCATATAACAATTGAAGCGATTGATTTATATGTTAAGGAAAATAAAAAATATAGAGAAATACCAGACACCAAAGAGGCAATTTGGCAAGAAATAACTACGAGAAGAAATAAGTTAGAAGAGAGTTTAAGAAAAATAATTATTATGAAATTCATGTTAAGTTCTGATGAAGATGATGCAAAGAAAAAAATTATGAAAGTTATAGAAGAAAAAAGAAGAGAAAAAATGAACTTGAAAGAATTGAAAAATATCGTAAAAAACGAACTATATCTTTTGGATTTAAAGAAAATTATAGAAAAAAATTGGGTGGAATTCGAAAAAATATTCAATGACAAGAATGAGTTTTCTATATTTTTTGATTTTATTAATAAAAATAGAGTAGATGCACATTCTAAAAGTATATCTGAAAAAGATTTGGCATTGTTACAAATGAGTTTTAAATGGTTTGAGGAAAAAATAGAACCTTACGATTATTAA
- a CDS encoding aminotransferase class I/II-fold pyridoxal phosphate-dependent enzyme gives MINFDRVPIIKGLEFYKNQNNTAFHMPGHKQNQRIFEELEFLKANVYSYDLTEVPGTDNLYEAEEMIKDAQVLLAEAMGSKKSYMLVNGSTCGIYSMILGLLNKNDKIIVQRNCHKSVFTAIYLGNLSSIYVYPKVINDFDIASTVDANDLAEVIKENKDAKAVVITSPTYYGTCAYIKEISNLCKENNMLLLVDEAHGAHFNFSSLLPETAISLGADIAVTSFHKTLPALTQTAVLNLSHSLSDAQIEKIESKLQMFQSSSPSYLFLASIDMARYIMETKGEMLTRELKANIDKVKEALSDIRGIRVLDETHLENESYDFTRLVINTPLRGNYLAELLRSKYNIQVEMADFNNIVLIGTIADTSIMYENLVKALKDIFADSNYEAQLNAHINEARKDSNLININSYKLMPKPKTILNWHEAEELERELVELDDSIGRVSAESLVPYPPGVPLVLPGEEITSEIITYINAIKSDSLKLTKSLSSKEADKIYVIKI, from the coding sequence ATGATAAATTTTGACAGAGTCCCTATAATTAAGGGACTCGAATTTTATAAAAACCAAAATAATACAGCTTTTCATATGCCTGGACATAAGCAAAACCAAAGGATATTTGAAGAACTGGAGTTTTTAAAAGCCAATGTTTATAGCTATGATTTGACAGAGGTTCCTGGGACTGACAATTTATATGAAGCTGAAGAGATGATAAAAGATGCTCAGGTTCTTTTAGCAGAAGCTATGGGAAGCAAAAAAAGCTACATGCTTGTAAATGGCAGTACCTGTGGTATTTACAGTATGATACTAGGGCTACTTAATAAAAATGATAAGATTATAGTTCAAAGAAACTGTCATAAATCAGTTTTTACAGCTATTTATTTAGGAAACCTGAGTAGCATATATGTTTATCCTAAGGTGATAAATGATTTTGATATTGCCTCTACTGTTGATGCCAATGATTTAGCTGAGGTTATTAAGGAAAATAAAGATGCAAAAGCTGTAGTAATTACTTCACCTACTTATTATGGAACCTGTGCATATATAAAGGAAATATCAAATCTATGCAAGGAAAATAATATGCTACTGCTCGTAGATGAGGCACATGGAGCTCACTTTAATTTTAGCTCACTACTTCCTGAGACTGCCATTAGTTTAGGTGCTGATATTGCAGTAACCAGCTTTCATAAAACTCTGCCAGCCCTTACCCAGACAGCGGTACTTAATTTATCACATAGCCTATCTGATGCTCAAATAGAAAAGATAGAGTCAAAGCTTCAGATGTTTCAATCAAGCAGTCCATCTTATCTTTTTTTAGCGTCAATAGATATGGCTAGATATATAATGGAAACTAAAGGTGAAATGCTCACGAGGGAGCTAAAGGCAAATATAGATAAGGTAAAAGAAGCTCTTTCTGACATCAGAGGGATAAGAGTTTTAGATGAAACCCATCTAGAAAATGAAAGCTATGATTTTACTAGGCTTGTTATAAATACTCCTCTTAGGGGTAATTACTTGGCTGAGCTTTTAAGGAGTAAGTATAATATTCAAGTGGAAATGGCAGATTTTAATAATATAGTTTTAATTGGAACTATAGCAGATACTAGCATCATGTATGAAAACTTAGTAAAGGCATTAAAGGATATTTTTGCAGATTCAAATTATGAGGCACAACTAAATGCTCATATAAATGAAGCTAGAAAAGATAGTAACTTAATTAACATAAATAGCTATAAGCTGATGCCAAAGCCTAAGACTATACTCAATTGGCATGAAGCAGAAGAGCTAGAGAGAGAGCTTGTTGAGCTGGATGATTCTATTGGAAGAGTATCTGCAGAATCGCTTGTACCCTATCCTCCAGGAGTGCCACTTGTATTACCTGGAGAAGAGATAACTAGTGAGATAATCACTTATATCAATGCTATAAAGTCAGATAGTCTTAAGCTTACAAAAAGCTTATCTTCCAAGGAAGCAGATAAAATATACGTAATAAAGATTTAA
- a CDS encoding DNA topoisomerase yields MAEKPSVALEFAKTLGIKGNKRDGYIESSDAIVTWCIGHLVTMSYPEKYDIKYKAWRLHDLPFLPEEYKYEIIANVQKQFDIIKEQMNRDDVTTIYVCTDSGREGEYIYRLVDMMVDAKSKEKKRVWIDSQTEDEIKKGVKNAKPLEAYDNLADSAFLRAKEDYLMGINFSRLLTLCYGRTLAKKLEKDHIVIAVGRVMTCVLGMIVNREREIRDFVKLPYYKIQALFEFEGSIDYDAEWKAVEGSKYHLSNQIYKEVGFTDKALAETFVNELKTSKEKPVIEDVKKKKETKNPPLLYNLAELQNELSKKLKQSPDQTLKIAQNLYEKKLITYPRTDARVLSTAVCKEILSNLKGLTQLDKVASLDEKDKTLPEYALEVINSNKHKGLEKTKYVNDKAITDHYAIIPTGQGLSTYNKLPGIEKEVYILIVRRFLAIFFPPAIYNQLSITTKLEDERFFSTSKVCTSEGFQVILNDEKKEDDSKQDKAEILKKLKKGQTVLVKELDIKESETTPPKRYNSGSIILAMENAGKLIEDDELREQIKGSGIGTSATRAEILSKLEKIDYISLNKKTQILTPTTLGESIYDVVAGSIPSLLRPELTASWEKGLSMIASGDIKNDEYMKKLESYIQKNTSRVLTLTKNTNVKNKASEIDKTPLGSCPLCKDGKIKENSKAYFCTNWKQSCNFTLWKNSLPELKEDISRDLVKELLASDKNSIKVHTSENKDIHIKFKESGNGELEITKSH; encoded by the coding sequence ATAGCGGAAAAACCTAGTGTTGCACTTGAATTTGCAAAGACTCTAGGCATAAAAGGGAATAAAAGAGATGGCTATATCGAATCTTCTGATGCAATTGTTACTTGGTGTATAGGACATCTTGTGACCATGAGCTATCCTGAAAAATACGATATAAAGTACAAGGCTTGGAGACTTCATGACTTACCTTTTTTACCTGAAGAATATAAGTATGAAATCATTGCAAATGTTCAAAAACAGTTTGATATTATAAAAGAGCAGATGAATAGAGATGATGTGACTACTATATATGTATGTACTGACTCTGGAAGAGAGGGAGAGTATATATATAGACTGGTAGACATGATGGTGGATGCAAAATCAAAAGAGAAAAAGAGAGTCTGGATTGATTCCCAAACTGAAGATGAAATCAAAAAAGGTGTAAAAAATGCAAAGCCTCTAGAAGCCTATGACAACCTAGCTGATTCAGCATTTCTTCGTGCAAAAGAAGATTATCTTATGGGAATAAATTTCTCTAGACTTCTTACCTTATGCTATGGAAGAACTCTTGCTAAAAAGCTAGAAAAGGATCACATAGTCATAGCAGTTGGTCGTGTTATGACCTGCGTTTTAGGGATGATTGTAAATAGAGAAAGAGAAATAAGAGATTTTGTTAAGCTTCCATATTATAAGATTCAAGCTCTATTTGAATTTGAAGGCTCTATAGATTACGATGCTGAGTGGAAAGCTGTAGAAGGCTCTAAATATCACCTTTCAAATCAAATCTATAAGGAAGTTGGATTTACGGACAAAGCTTTGGCTGAAACCTTTGTAAATGAACTAAAAACCTCTAAAGAAAAGCCTGTAATTGAAGATGTTAAGAAAAAGAAGGAAACTAAAAATCCTCCTCTTTTATACAATCTTGCAGAGCTACAAAATGAGCTTTCTAAAAAGCTAAAGCAAAGTCCTGACCAGACACTAAAGATTGCCCAGAATCTTTATGAAAAAAAGCTCATTACTTATCCTAGAACAGATGCAAGAGTTCTATCAACTGCGGTTTGCAAGGAAATCCTTTCAAATTTAAAAGGTCTAACTCAGCTAGATAAAGTAGCATCACTAGATGAAAAGGATAAGACGCTGCCAGAGTATGCTTTAGAGGTTATTAATAGTAACAAACATAAGGGCCTTGAAAAAACCAAATATGTAAATGATAAAGCTATAACTGACCACTACGCTATAATTCCGACGGGTCAAGGTTTATCAACCTACAATAAGCTTCCAGGAATTGAAAAAGAAGTATACATACTTATAGTAAGGAGATTTTTGGCTATATTTTTTCCTCCTGCAATATACAATCAACTTTCGATTACAACAAAGCTTGAAGATGAAAGATTTTTTTCTACTTCAAAAGTATGTACCTCTGAAGGTTTTCAAGTGATTTTAAACGATGAAAAGAAAGAAGACGATTCAAAGCAGGATAAGGCTGAGATTTTGAAAAAGCTAAAAAAAGGTCAAACTGTTTTAGTTAAAGAGCTGGACATCAAGGAATCGGAAACGACTCCGCCAAAGAGATATAACTCAGGTTCAATTATTCTTGCTATGGAAAATGCAGGAAAGCTAATCGAAGATGATGAGCTAAGAGAGCAAATCAAAGGAAGTGGAATAGGAACTAGTGCTACTAGAGCAGAGATATTGAGTAAGCTGGAAAAAATAGATTATATTTCGCTCAATAAGAAAACCCAAATTCTAACCCCAACAACTTTAGGAGAATCAATCTACGACGTAGTTGCTGGCTCAATCCCTTCACTACTTAGACCAGAGCTCACAGCTAGCTGGGAAAAAGGGCTATCTATGATAGCTTCTGGTGACATAAAAAATGATGAGTACATGAAAAAATTAGAGAGCTATATCCAGAAAAATACTAGTAGAGTTTTGACTCTTACAAAAAATACTAATGTTAAAAATAAAGCATCTGAGATAGATAAAACTCCATTAGGAAGCTGTCCACTTTGCAAGGATGGTAAAATAAAAGAAAATTCAAAAGCGTATTTTTGTACTAACTGGAAACAAAGCTGCAATTTTACTCTTTGGAAGAATTCCCTGCCTGAGCTTAAAGAGGATATATCTAGGGATTTGGTAAAAGAGCTTTTAGCTTCAGACAAAAACAGCATCAAAGTCCACACTTCTGAAAATAAGGATATTCATATTAAGTTCAAAGAAAGCGGTAATGGAGAACTTGAAATCACAAAAAGCCACTAA
- the scfB gene encoding thioether cross-link-forming SCIFF peptide maturase translates to MKLIHKFSMNDLNIVVDVNGGAVHVVDEITFDVLDYYELNDAEKIAKKLPKYTLDEIKETFDEIKSLVEDGLLYSPDNYLDIDAFKNREPVVKAMCLHIAHDCNLKCKYCFASQGDFGGAKSIMSFEVGKKALEYLVDNSGSRKNLEVDFFGGEPLMNFEVVKQLVEYGNELAKEKGKNFRFTITTNGVLLDDEIIDYVNEHMHNVVLSLDGRKSINDDMRPTLNDKGSYDIIVPKFQKLIEKRKDKYYYVRGTFTRDNMDFSKDVLHFKDLGFDLTSVEPVVGDESNPYALREEDLPKILDEYEKLAVEYSKMRVNNEPFRFFHFMVDLSQGPCVIKRMTGCGAGNEYLAITPEGDIYPCHQFVGQEEFKMGNVMADKVELPKEMQETFKEAHIYAKDECSKCWAKFYCSGGCHANAFNFNNDILKPYDLGCQMQRKRLECALMVEASVMMNQDELEPLV, encoded by the coding sequence ATTAAATTGATACATAAGTTTTCGATGAACGACTTAAATATAGTAGTAGATGTAAATGGAGGAGCAGTTCACGTTGTAGATGAAATTACTTTTGACGTGCTGGATTATTATGAACTTAATGATGCAGAAAAAATTGCGAAAAAGCTTCCAAAGTATACTCTAGATGAGATAAAAGAAACCTTTGATGAAATAAAAAGTTTAGTTGAAGATGGGCTTTTATATTCGCCTGATAACTATCTTGATATAGATGCGTTTAAAAATAGAGAACCTGTGGTTAAAGCTATGTGTCTTCATATAGCTCATGACTGTAACTTGAAATGCAAATACTGCTTTGCATCTCAGGGAGACTTTGGTGGAGCTAAATCCATTATGAGTTTTGAAGTAGGAAAAAAAGCTTTAGAGTACTTAGTTGATAATTCTGGAAGCAGAAAAAATCTAGAGGTGGATTTCTTTGGTGGAGAGCCACTTATGAATTTTGAAGTAGTAAAGCAGCTAGTTGAGTATGGCAATGAGCTAGCAAAAGAAAAAGGAAAGAATTTTAGATTCACAATCACTACAAACGGAGTTCTATTAGATGATGAGATTATAGACTATGTAAACGAGCATATGCACAATGTGGTACTGAGCTTGGATGGAAGAAAGTCTATCAATGATGATATGAGACCGACTTTAAACGATAAAGGCAGCTATGATATTATCGTTCCGAAGTTTCAGAAGCTGATTGAAAAACGAAAAGACAAGTACTATTATGTAAGAGGCACTTTTACTAGAGATAATATGGATTTTAGCAAAGATGTTCTTCACTTTAAGGACTTAGGCTTTGATTTGACATCAGTAGAACCAGTAGTAGGAGATGAATCTAATCCTTACGCACTTAGAGAAGAGGATCTGCCTAAAATCTTAGATGAATATGAAAAGCTAGCTGTAGAATATTCAAAAATGAGAGTTAATAATGAGCCTTTTAGATTCTTCCACTTTATGGTTGATTTATCTCAGGGACCTTGTGTTATAAAGAGAATGACGGGCTGTGGAGCAGGTAATGAATATCTTGCTATTACACCTGAGGGAGACATCTACCCATGTCATCAATTTGTAGGGCAAGAAGAATTTAAGATGGGAAATGTAATGGCAGATAAGGTTGAGCTTCCTAAAGAAATGCAAGAAACCTTTAAAGAGGCGCATATCTATGCCAAAGATGAATGTTCAAAATGCTGGGCAAAGTTTTACTGCTCAGGAGGATGCCATGCAAATGCATTTAATTTCAACAACGATATATTAAAGCCTTACGACCTTGGTTGTCAGATGCAAAGAAAAAGACTAGAGTGTGCTCTTATGGTCGAAGCTAGCGTGATGATGAATCAAGATGAATTGGAGCCATTAGTATGA
- a CDS encoding MoaD/ThiS family protein, translating into MMENSNKTIELRGFLQLDAFLKKKFGTMPVFLEIDGPISGLELSKQLEIKRDDIEVIFVNGFVQQVDYIINPGDRVAFLPPGCPGPYRIALGFYGKNQGNEANFKLKKDT; encoded by the coding sequence ATGATGGAAAACTCAAATAAAACAATAGAACTAAGAGGTTTTTTACAACTTGATGCCTTTTTAAAAAAGAAATTTGGAACCATGCCTGTATTTCTCGAAATCGATGGCCCTATAAGCGGTTTGGAACTCTCTAAACAGCTAGAAATCAAGCGAGACGATATCGAAGTAATTTTTGTAAACGGTTTTGTTCAGCAGGTAGATTATATAATCAATCCTGGAGACCGCGTAGCTTTTCTGCCACCTGGATGTCCTGGCCCTTATAGGATTGCTTTAGGCTTTTATGGAAAAAATCAAGGCAATGAAGCAAATTTTAAACTCAAGAAAGACACCTAG